Within Etheostoma cragini isolate CJK2018 chromosome 24, CSU_Ecrag_1.0, whole genome shotgun sequence, the genomic segment GTTGCATTTCTGTAGACCATATTACCCAACAGTAAATAAAGGCGTCCTAATTGGCACAAGCTTAAACATCTAAAGCCATAAAATGCAACACAGTctacacattaatgcagcagtAATATTATTCCCGAAACGTCATATAAAAtgggaaaacactgacagggaTATTTTCCTACAGAGTTAATACTTTCATTAGGCCTACGTTTAGatgataatattaaatatatagggtacttttacttaagtaagttTTTACATGCCCGACTGTTGTAGTTGAGTATTtatacagtgtggtattagtacttttatttcagtaaaagaACCTAAATATTTCTAATTTTAACTTCCAGTCTCACAGCTTTCAGGAACAAAGTGGTAGCCTGATCTTAAAAGTTTTATTTCCATAAGGTTATTTTCTCTCTCACGCACACTTGCCCCCAAGTCCTCTGCTGACACCCTTGGAGAACTACTGAGTTGTGTATATGGAAGAATGGCACACTGTAGCTATCACAAAACGGGATAATACTATATTACACGGGACAAGTGGCATGCCTTGCTGTGagccacaaaataaaaacaataagctAAAAGACGCTACATCACACATTTGAATCTATTCTTGTTGTTGAATGTAGGATGAAGAAGAAGCTGATCCTTGATGCGGACATAGGGGTGGATGATGCTCAGGCCCTCATGGTGGCCCTCGCGGCCCCTGATGTGGAGATTTTGGGAATCATCTGTTGCTTTGGCAACACACCCCTGGAGAACGTTCTTAAGAACACACTGCGTGTCCTGAAAGTCTGCAACAGGCTGGatgtaagtttgtgtgtttattcaaTACAACTTTAATTGAACTTTACCTAGAGGTATGGTTGGTTGTGACTCAATTGTTGGATTTAGGGATGTATTCATGTTATTATCATATATTCATATTAGCAGCAACTCACCCCTACACAAGCCCAATCTATCACACTCCACAGATCCCAGTGTACCGCGGATGTTCAGGGCCACTGCTTGGTCAAAAACGCCACGCTGCAGATTACCACGGGAAGGACGGGCTGGGTGACGTCCCAGATCCAGATGCTCCAGgcctggagctgctgcagaagAAACGAGGCGTGCCAGCCATGATCAAGCTCGTCAACCAAAACCCTGGAGAGGTGAGACAAACATAAGTATTTTCAATGATTGATGGATGGAGCTGAAAGTTGGTGTCGGGATTCTTCTGAGAAATATGTGTAGCCTTTTCTTGCCCTTTGCTCTGTGCGCAGGTGAGTCTGGTTGCTGTTGCGCCCCTCACTAACCTGGCTGTCGCTGTCCAACTGGACCCTTCCTTTCCCCAGAAGCTGAAGGCGCTCTACATCATGGGAGGAAACACTGACTGTACGCTACCTGTCATTCATTTCAGACTAAATTTTCCCACCCAGATGTGTCTCTGTGATTTTCAACCTCTGCACTCATGTGATTAAGAATTATGACTGTGTGTGCAGCCAGGGGTAACACCACAGAGTGTGGAGAGTTTAACTTTGTGGCTGACCCTGAAGCTGCCTTCATTGTGTTGGACCGCTACACCTGTCCCACCTACATCGCCACCTGGGAGTTCAGCTGCAGGAACAGCCTGCCATGGGTGAGgctggaaacacaaacaaaatctcAGTATGTGTTTGAAGGACTTGTCTTGATTAATTTGAGTATTTCCCATTTATCTTATCTCTGTCAGTGTGTTAAATGTATTAATCCAAAATGCTTCCCATGTCAAAAGCAATAGCCAACATGCATATTGCAGTTTCATTCCAGCAATATCCCTTGGCATGTTCTAAAAAATCCATCTAGTCATGACTAGTTATTTATTAAACTAGTCATAAATAGTTTTTAAGAATTAAAGGCACCAAACTTGGTTTAAATCCTTCTGATTTCATGCAGCATGCAGTGCATAGTGACTTTATTTGAAAAGTGATGATGTCGTGTTTTTTACCCTCAGTCTTTCTGTGACTGCTGGCTGGACCAAAAAACTGAGAAGGCTGCCTTTATGAGGAAGATTACAGCCTTCTCCATGAAGGTAAGAGTTTAACATagtgtgtgttggggggttATATAGAACCCTATAAGCAGCTGTAACTGCTATGCCTTGGGCAGGAATTGAGTGCAATGTATCCCATTTTTTGGGGGCCTTTCAGTGCCATTTGATCCCTTGTCATATGTCTAAATGTCCCTTATGTATTGTCTCTGCAGAAAGCTCAGTCAGCAGATTATCAAAAGGAGATCACAGAAGGAAAAGGGTTCAATTCCTGTGACACCTACGCCATGGCCGCCGCCGTCGATGACACACTCATAACAGAGAGTGAAGAGGCGAGCATCTGCTCTTTTAAATAACTtgtctttaaaatacaaaacatgtcaGTTCAAATCCTCACCCCACAGTGTCTCGTGTTCCTCCTCCAGGTTGCAGTGACAGTGGAGCTGAATGGAGCCTACACGCGAGGCATGATGGTGCTGGACTACATGGacctgcagaagaagaaacacaaggcTTTGATCATGAAGAAAGTTGACCTGGAGAAGTTCAAGCAAATGTTCATGAATTCCCTGAAGTAGAATGACATACTGTAACAAGCTGAAACATGAAGTCTGTTCACCATAACAAATAAGGCAAATGAGAACAAAGCAGtaatttggtctttttttcttcttttttgaacaTGTTTCAAGCATCTGTGATTGGTTTTCTGTCTGATATCAAATTGAAATAGCcttacaaaacattaaaagctgTCCCAACTTTGCCTCCTTTTTTGGTAAACACGAGTGCCATTTTGCAGAGCAGTaagaagaagaggggaaaaataaaaacattgtttcgCAATGCTGTGGGTATTTCTGGCAAGGCGAGGTTAGAGAGTCGCTGCCACATCTTTCATTTACATTTCCGTAGCTGCCAGGCTTACAAAGAgtccagaagaagaaaatgattttttgtAGGGTTTGCACATTCATGTATGAGAAACAGCTGTCCTCAAGAAGAATGAGGAATTGATCCGTGCCAAAGATGCCCAATAAGCACATAATGCATGAATAAGGAACTTTATCTAGACCAAAGTAGGTGTCTGCATGGAACACATAATAGGAAACAACATCAATAATAGCGTTTCTTAAAGTCTTCAATAAAAACACTCCTGTTGTCTCTCTTGAGGTCTCTGTCTAGTCCTTGTAGGAGGAGGACCTCCAGCTAATTAGCCTTTGTGATGCATCCTTTAGATGTCTGTTTACTAGAGCTAAACGACGCCCAGCCTCAGCAGACAGCCAGCACACATGTGATGTAAGTTCGTCTGTGTGTTACGTAACCTTCTCAAGTTCACTGCTGCATAAAAAGCAGAGAGCAGCGAAGAGAAGTTTCCCTTCACAGCTGATGTGCACTTTGGTGAAGGATCATAGCCTACCTGTTTGACCGGTAAGTCATATGTTTATTTACTGATTATCTAAATGTTTGATCGGGATACTTTCGACCAACGTGCAAAGCGGGAGCAGACTAGGCTGTAACTTTATTAGTACATTCCTAGGATACTGTGGGTGTTTTCAGACTCATAACaaagattgttttagtttttgctcaGTTGTCGACGGTATAAAGGTGTGGCACATACCCACTCCAACGACAATggcttatttctttttattttcaacttttaGAAATGTCAAGCTCACTGGGAGAGGGGCATGTGTATAGTGGTTCAGATTCACGAAGGACACTAAAAAATACAGAGTaatctcatttttatttttttcattatttataacATGTTTCACCTGCCACGACAAGACGAGATGAAGAAGCTGATCCTCGACGTGGACACCGGGGTGGATGATGCTCAGGCCATCATGATCGCCCTCGCGGCCCCCAACGTGGAGATCCTGGCGATCACCTGCAGCCATGGCAACACACCCCTAGACTACGCCTGCAAGAACACACTGCGTGTCCTCAAAGTCTGCAACAGACTGGATGTGAGTTTCTGTTACGAATGCCTATTTTCATAAGTGCAATCTTACCAATTCATGtgcatatattgtataatacaGTTTGCTATAGCTGATCTTCGTGCATTGCCCTTCTACAATACTTTTATACTACAGGAGACTGTATAAGGCATAGTCTATTTTAGTCttatttaatgtacagtaactttgtttttattttactgtaagaaTGGTACTTCTTTGTTTGACAGTTGGTAATGCAACATATTATGTACAATTCATTATGTCTCTgctcttgtctttgctgttgcaaaccacaatttccccactgttGGACAATTAAAGGTTTTCTTaccttatcttatcttatcttatcttgtcTTATCTATGAATGAGGAGTTCTATTGTGTGATATATCAACATAGCCTATGTTACATCTGCAATGCTCCACAGATCCCAGTGCACCGCGGATGTTCAGGGCCACTGCTGGGTCGAACCCGCCACGCTGGAGACTTCCACGGGAAGGACGGGCTGGGTGACGTCCCAGATCCAGATGCTCCAGgtctggagctgctgcagaagAAACAGGCTGCGGAGGCCATCATCAAGATTGTCAACCAACACCCTGGAGAGGTGGGTAGATGGTGGAGaaatgttactgtgaaatctgaCGCATCACGCATTATGATGAAACTGTTTGtcatgttaaaaacaataaaacaaatgactaATTGACTATAACATTCATGCTCTGACACGTATTTGATGCAGACGACTTCATAATTATAGATTTTTGTTTAGGCTATTTAATACTACAAATATGGACTGTTTTAAAACTAATCTGTTCCTTTTTATCATATGGAAGTTTGGCTTTTGTTGTAAAGGCTaatataaaatgttctttttaatataAGATCCATAAAGTACATATTTAGGAAGCTAGAATCATGACTAGTATTAATACCAACTTTTGCCTTCTGATTGGACACAAAGTCTTTCATAGGTTACATCAGTCTATCCTGTACTTACTGTAGGCtactcattgttttttgttacttGCAGGTGACTTTGGTTGCCACGGCGCCCCTCACTAACCTGGCCGTCGCAGTACAACTAAACCCTTCCTTCCCGAAGAAGCTGAAGGCCCTTTACATCATGGGAGgaaacactgaatgtaaatgATCTGTGTGTTAACATCAACTATAAGTGTTAACAGTTATATCCTGAAACTAGAAGGAAACATAtttggcgtgtgtgtgcttgtgtttttgtgtgtgtgcgtgtagccAGGGGTAACACCACAGTGTGTGGAGAGTTTAACTTTGTGGCTGACCCTGAATCTGCCTACATTGTGTTGGACCGCTACACCTGTCCCACCTACATCGCTACCTGGGAGTTCAGCTGCAGGAGCAGCCTGCCGTGGGTCAGTAATTGTTTCGTTATGAGACTTTAAATGACAAGACTTAACGTAACTTGAAACTGACTCGCCACTTGActtacttcctgtctgtttgtCCCATAGTCTTTCTGCGACACTTGGCTGGCGCAAGACACAGACAAGGCTCGTTTCATGGAAAAGATTTCCCTCCACACCCGGAAGGTACAACGGTGTCCTCCTGAGTGTTTTAACACACTAAGAAATAATTCAGAAGAAATATCACTTCACTTGTTCAACTGTTGTCACTGCAGATGGTCCAGACTGAGCGGTATCAGAAGGAGCTGGTGGGAGGACCTGGGTTCAACTCCTGTGACACTTACGCCTTGGCCGCAGCCATCGATGACACTCTGCTGACGGAGAAGGAAGAGGTTAAAATACTGCTTTGATCCCTTTAACACCTTAACGTTCAGGCTGTTTCTGCACTTTAAACGAGGTGCCGATGCCAGGATATACAGCCTCTGATTCGATctaagtgtgaatgtgtgattAAAGCACAGGTGTTCAACTTTCAACAAACCATCAGCCCAAAAGCCAAAGACAATATGTTTCAGTATTGGGCTCAACTTCTTGCCTTTCTCTTCTAGGTTGCAGTGACGGTGGAGTTGGAGGGAACCCACGCCCGAGGCATGATGGTCGTAGACTACATGGACCTGctgaagaagaaacacaaggTCTTCATCATGAAGAAAATTGACGAGGAGAAGTTCAAACAAATGATGATGAATGCACTGAAATAGCATGACATGTCTGAGTCCCACTAAACacatacagttgtgctcatgagtttacatgcccatgcttaagtttaCTAAgtaagaggaataaaaaaaaaatcatgttttggaattctatcttaatgccttaattaaaaaaatgatgtaaaatcCAACATTCAATTACACCAATTTTctgtgtgaatgaataatgtatcgtaaacaaataaatgttcttccttaaaaatacagggggcattagtatacacccccctatgttaaattcccatagtgATAGGcacgttattattattaaaggccagttatttcatggatccggatactatgcatcctgataaagctcccttggcctttggacttaaaatagccccccccccccccccccccccccccccccccccccccattatcacatacccttcaccgtACATTGAGATTGGCATGGgatattttcaataaaatcatctctcaatccaaatcaaaccagctattagtcctaatgaaataaaaccatgccaatctccaagtatggtgaagggtatgtgatgatggggggggggcttttttaattctatttacTTGCTATTTCCTttaaacaattttctttgttttctttataggCAGACCGACTGATTACTTATATgcaatattatacttttttactcattcattacattttttttgcataggTCCTCATTAGTAGATGGAAGAAAAATTGAATCTTCTGTatgatctgtttttatttttattttcccttaCTTTACATATCACACTCACTAATTTCTATTTCTGAATTTGTATCCTACTCTATAGCCCTTGGGATACATTGTCTTATTTGTTTATCCATTATTGATGGTGATGCGTTTTTAAATGGTTATGGCAGCCGATAAGTTAGTTAATCACTTATAAACTACAGCATGTATGCAGAAAAATACCATGTAATGTATATTTCTTGTGTCTTGATATCTAATCACACCATGTTTCAATCCAGAATTGGGCCACATATTTGATTTCTGACCACTAGATAATTCTAAAGCTAAAGTTGGCTCTGGATGCCTGTTCCCAGGTGAGATCTGATAGGTGAGATTTTTTATCCTACATAATGTTGTTTTACCAAACACCTTATGTTCGGTAGTTGGATAGACACAATAATTTCATGTAAGGgtttaaagtaaatgtacttctgGAACATGGTCAGCATTTTGGGAGATGGGACTGGACACAGAGTTAACTCCCCCCCAAAACGTTTTGGACtagcattaaaagaaaaaccagAAAACCAAATTTATTCAGTGTGCCTTTCCCTGGGGAAACAGACCTCACTTTTGCTGCATTTGTGCCAATAGTACAGTAAACTTATTATTGCATGAACTCTACCAAATCCAAGGTTTATGGCAGAAAATGCTTAAATTGAGTTGTTAAGTAATGCACTACAATTTCTACTACAGTAACCTACTGGTTCTTTcttaaaaactcaaataaatCATTACTTACAGAGTGTACTTGTCTCGATTTCCCCACAAAATGTACTAGGTAATTACTAATGACTGTTACACAGTATATCGTTGTAAAGACAAAGGATCAcactagttttttttccacattaaatGGCTTataaaaaggccttttttttctaGCTATGATTTCCTCCAAGCATCTGCACAGTAACATGAACAAAAAGCATCAACGTAGGGATTGGGACTATTGTGCAACAGTTCCAACATAAACAGCCCCACTATGAAACTTTTTACTACATCCTGCATACTATTGGAAATATTTCCCAGAACATAACAAACCTGTAAGGTAGGGCACACCCTGCTGGGAGGTTTAAACATGTCAGAATGACCTAGTTATAGCGAGGCATTGACTCCCCCAGAAAGTAAAACTGAGGCAACCTAAgttaataaaaccttttattgaaAGTGCTTTGGAATGTACACTTTaggatataaaagaaaaagggagaaagtgTCCATCCCATTCAGTTCCtccactttcctttttttctcttcaataagcaggatttgatttttttctttaaagaaaactcAAAGAAATAAAGCAAATGTTTACTCTTCAGAAACAATCGTCTGGGTATATATTACAACCTACCTGAATATTTACAAATCatacaaaaagaacaacaataaaAGCTGTAGCACATCTGCCCCCATTTCTGCAACTAGTCCAAACACATCACTGTTACTGACTTCGGAGCTCCAGCTCAACATAAGAGCCACACAGAAAATCAACAGGGTCTATTGAGAGATGAACAGTCATCTCTGCTCTGCGCCAAAACAGCCGGCGTCCCCGTTTGATGAGAGTCAACCAGAGCTCTTCCCAAACAGATGTTGACTGAGAGAAGCTGGAAATGGATTTGTTGTCAGCTAGATGTGAGTTGAAAACAGATTTTGAGACGGCCTGGAGCCAAGTAGTGTCCAACCTCAGAGACAAACTGGTCCTACTGGACGCGGTACTTGTAAAACCAGCAGAGACCCTTAGTGAAGTTCCAGcccagagagatagagaggacGTAGATGAGGCCGAGCAGAGCAAAGGGGTAGAGCAGCACCACCGTGTTCTTCAGGAAGGGTAGAGCTGTGTGGATAACACAAGACCGTAAAACATCAACACACTGACAGGCAGCAGATACTTTGGCCGACATTACACATCTATAAAGTCACACTGAAATGGAAACTTCAAATCAACCCGAGAtggaaataaatacaacaactaataaaaaaatttgaacaGTCCCATCCTTCACAGACCTCTTAAAAAGTAACCGTAAGAATTAAAGTGCtatgtgcaaaaagtactggGGTATTTATTGTACTTTGCTCGGTTGAGCTATGATTTACAATTCAAGTTCAGAAACTTGCTAGAGGTTGGAATAGAAGATTTCTTAAGTTAACTTGTTTTACATCTCGACAAACGGTATCTTCTACCTGATGGCAGAAGTTCATATTCAGGAAACAGGGTGCTGAGAGAAACACCCAGGAAACGCGTGGGAATTTTACAGTTATTATGATGATCAATTACTCTGCTGATAGATATAAAACCAACAAATCCTCACGACACAAAAGCAGGAGcttgcaaatgttttaccaaaataGTTGACAATTAACTATCAACTAATTGGTAGAGCAACTAATCATTACAGCTGTAAATAGATTTgttaacacattttgaaaatatctCCTTCTGCAGAATCAGTTCTGATTAAGGACAGTGCTAAAAATAATTAGAGGTTATTAATCCAACACGATCTGAAGTCAAGTTACACTGAGAAGGTGACATAAATCCAAAAACGGTCTATTTACGGACATATTGGTTCTTTTTAGTAAACAATCTAActctgtgtatttaaatgtgtataaGACTTACCGTTGTACCCTAAAAACGTGATGTAGACATAATAACCAATGGCTATTAGCCACATGGTGTTACCGACAAAGTATCCCACGAACCAATCGGAGTTTATTACCACAAgatctgaaacacacaaaacaaactgtagGTACGGGGGTAAAGGAGGCGGCTGGAAGGGTTTATTTCAACACCTGATGTTGACTCAGATTTTctggacaaaagaaaaaaaaaatactagtaGAAGTCACATAAGACTAATCGAAGTATTCATATTTAGTTGATGAAGTGTACTAAAGAGGCTCTTGGTCTTTGGTGTCTACGGTTACGGGGTTGTTTTTATTGCCAGAGGGAACAGGCCCAAATCACCTGTTCATACACCTGACTGTCCAAATAAAAATGGTCACACATTGTGTCATGTTGTAGCTTTACCTCATCAGTCTTTCAATTAACAGTCAAACCAAACTCTATGGACATTAGtctcttttgcttttattaGCAATGTTGtcataataaatattataaattgtAATAGTTGgaattatattttataacacataaatacacaaagcaGAATGGTGGCCTCGGGTCTAGTTGATTTGCATTCTACACATAAAATGCACATTCAACTGtactaaaaaacatttaaattgaacGAGATCATTTCAGACACTGATTTAAATCACAGAGTCACGTCTACTCACGGTTGATGAAGAAGAGCTGCAGGAAATGCAGGATGACTAGAAGAGGGTAGAAGGCATTGAGGTGAACATCAAATGCGTAGCCCCACTCTACATCAAAATTTTTGCTGGGATGTTTCAGCAGGTATTTGTTGCTTATAACCCTAGAAAAGACAAAGGGaaccatattttttttgttttttaatatctaCGTATATACAAAAACATATCCCAATTATAGTAACTGGAGGAAATGCCATTCAATACTTCCATCTAAACAAGGCAAAACCCATTACTCACCACATGAGGGTTGATATGAGAAGGCCAACTCCTATGCAGTCAACAAAAACCACCCACAAAAGCAGCTTTAGAGTCTCTACTGCTCCCATGTCCAGCACCAGACCAAAGCCTATTGTGGACACTGTAGAGGAACAGAGTGTTTAATCATTACAGTACATTGACATCATACTTTTACAGGCTACGTGTGACCGAGTACAGACTTACCACATAGCCAGATGCTAAGCAGTACAAGAAAACCTGGGTCGTCCCTGGCCCATTGGTCCTTGGTCTGTTTCCTGTAGTGGAAGTTGCGGTAGACTCTCTGTGGTGACGTAAACAAGTAAAGCATCTGCCACAGGGCAAATTCAAAGTCCATCTGTTTGAAACGGAGCAGCCGTCGCAGGTACTTGTAGCGCTTGGCGCCCGCTGTGTGACGTGCAGCATCCCTAGCACCAAGGGCGCCATTGCTGTCCGGCAAGATGGTCGGCAACATGGTGCTGGACAGCAGATAAAGAAAGAGGTAGGTAAGGACAAGCAAAGAAAGAATGGATATGAGACGAAAGAAAAGTTAAATTGGCTGCACACATTCTAAAGAGGTTTAGCACTCTAAACTTGATATTTTGTTGCAGATAAAAGAGCAATTTAATCATCACTGTGACAAATATAACCACAGTCACTGTATTTATGTAAGTTGGGACAGCAAGACTACTTGCCAAAACGTACATgctattttttaactttaaaacaacTGATATGTTGTGTATGGTGTATTTTTGGCTACATAAATGTACTGGGACATTTAGGATTAAGGGATTCTAGGATCAAGTACAGCTTCTGTTGTGTCACCATAAGAGGTACTTTATAAAACTAAGAATAAAAACCATTGCAGGAGAGAATACCACTTTGTTGAGTTGACATGGTGCTTTTAAACGGTTTGACTAGGTAGATCATTACTGCCCTACTAACAATAGGTAACTTAATGAcagttttaataaaatacacacaatccTTTGTTTCAAATATCTTTAATATACCCTGTAAATGTATATGTTCTCTGAACAGTGTCAACCTGCCTAAAACAACTGACAACGCAGAAACAGAGGATGCTCTTACACACCTATCCTACACATGGGTtaagttacattaaaaaaataaaaataaaaaataaaatgctgcacATGTATTCCTGTATAAACCAATGAAACAATGTACCTACTGCGCAGAAGCAATTTTACCTCCAACAAGCACTGACATATTTAACGCCCTTGTTAGTTGACGCTGTTTGCTAGCATGTCCTGTTAGCTTGTTGctaatttgtttaataaaatggGACGGCCTGGCCAGTGCTATGTGTAATATACCAGGTAAACACAGCGgtaactattttatattaaataaacaactatacttataatatacaatattagTTACCTGTTTTGTGGTACTCCTTTGCAGGAGAAAGCACCAACTTGTTTCTGAATCTGTAGTTAGCTATATCAGTAGATAGATGCTTCCTGAACTGTCGCGAAAATGAACACGTAGATACTTCCGGTATCATCCGGTtcatcatgggaaatgtagtcgAAGGTGAAAACCCATGATTTCGCAATCTAAAGTGTGAAAAAGTGTGGTTTTATAAGTTGCGTagctacatacacacacagaagtaaACATACGGCTAAAACAAGAAAGTAAACATAAGCATTTGACTAATATGTACAGATATtagtttgtgtatatatatagtatattggcgacatatatacatactgtacgtatATTACGTCAACGTGGCTAACGTTGTAAGAAACTGTTCTTGAGGGCATGTTGTTTGGGCAAACAGGCTGAATAACTTacgaaagaatgaaaaaaagaaacattgcatTTCGTTAAGCTCTtagaaatatttatatttctacgcTGAAGATTGttacttttattgtgaaatgtgaGCCCTAATTTCAAACGGAAGTAAAACACCATGCTATTTCCGCTAACCCTATAGCTATTTGACTGGTAGTATAACTGATATCACCGCTGTTCTGGTCAAGAAGGCCAAATAGCGAAAGGTAAGAATCCGAATCATAATATGCACGTATAGACTTTTACAcctatttgttatttaattgcAAGACCAGTAGAAAATGACGTCTTTAACCGTATTACCCAATGTAACCCTTTTATAACATTGCAATGCCCGTGTCCTTGAGTGCTCTTAGCTAACACTATTAGCCAAGCAGTCCACATTGAAAGGTCCATGCAACTTCTAAGCTTCCTCTCCATGTCTACATTAGTACATAAATTGTATATATAACCCTGGCCAACATTTTGTTATGTTCGAAGGTTCTGCTTTTCGTCTCTGTGCGTTAGTTACGTGTTCGAGTGACAACATCCCTTGTTGACAGTG encodes:
- the LOC117939209 gene encoding inosine-uridine preferring nucleoside hydrolase-like, producing the protein MKKKLILDADIGVDDAQALMVALAAPDVEILGIICCFGNTPLENVLKNTLRVLKVCNRLDIPVYRGCSGPLLGQKRHAADYHGKDGLGDVPDPDAPGLELLQKKRGVPAMIKLVNQNPGEVSLVAVAPLTNLAVAVQLDPSFPQKLKALYIMGGNTDSRGNTTECGEFNFVADPEAAFIVLDRYTCPTYIATWEFSCRNSLPWSFCDCWLDQKTEKAAFMRKITAFSMKKAQSADYQKEITEGKGFNSCDTYAMAAAVDDTLITESEEVAVTVELNGAYTRGMMVLDYMDLQKKKHKALIMKKVDLEKFKQMFMNSLK
- the LOC117939210 gene encoding inosine-uridine preferring nucleoside hydrolase-like, producing MKKLILDVDTGVDDAQAIMIALAAPNVEILAITCSHGNTPLDYACKNTLRVLKVCNRLDIPVHRGCSGPLLGRTRHAGDFHGKDGLGDVPDPDAPGLELLQKKQAAEAIIKIVNQHPGEVTLVATAPLTNLAVAVQLNPSFPKKLKALYIMGGNTESRGNTTVCGEFNFVADPESAYIVLDRYTCPTYIATWEFSCRSSLPWSFCDTWLAQDTDKARFMEKISLHTRKMVQTERYQKELVGGPGFNSCDTYALAAAIDDTLLTEKEEVAVTVELEGTHARGMMVVDYMDLLKKKHKVFIMKKIDEEKFKQMMMNALK
- the unc50 gene encoding protein unc-50 homolog, coding for MLPTILPDSNGALGARDAARHTAGAKRYKYLRRLLRFKQMDFEFALWQMLYLFTSPQRVYRNFHYRKQTKDQWARDDPGFLVLLSIWLCVSTIGFGLVLDMGAVETLKLLLWVVFVDCIGVGLLISTLMWVISNKYLLKHPSKNFDVEWGYAFDVHLNAFYPLLVILHFLQLFFINHLVVINSDWFVGYFVGNTMWLIAIGYYVYITFLGYNALPFLKNTVVLLYPFALLGLIYVLSISLGWNFTKGLCWFYKYRVQ